A single Deltaproteobacteria bacterium DNA region contains:
- a CDS encoding flagellar assembly protein FliH — protein sequence MAKQPEYRLETLLGLREKAKSEAERHLGDCLRILKEEEERLAEMEAELRRMIASREAKSREYAEKQMRGEMSAQAMIGAQAYIERMKELEEGQERAIDGQKRVVDNKKQDVDQARALLVEANQELKALEKHKEKWAEKVKKERMAKEEADLDELAQTMYLGRDKD from the coding sequence ATGGCCAAGCAACCCGAGTATCGCCTTGAAACACTTTTGGGCCTGCGTGAAAAAGCCAAAAGCGAAGCCGAACGGCATCTGGGTGACTGCCTTAGAATCCTCAAAGAAGAAGAAGAGCGCTTAGCCGAGATGGAAGCTGAACTCAGGCGTATGATTGCAAGCCGTGAAGCAAAAAGCCGCGAATACGCAGAAAAACAAATGCGCGGTGAGATGAGCGCTCAAGCGATGATTGGTGCCCAGGCCTATATCGAACGCATGAAGGAGCTTGAAGAAGGCCAAGAGCGCGCAATCGACGGACAAAAGCGGGTCGTAGACAATAAAAAGCAAGATGTCGATCAAGCACGTGCTCTCTTGGTAGAGGCCAATCAAGAACTTAAAGCTCTTGAAAAACATAAAGAAAAATGGGCCGAAAAAGTGAAAAAAGAGCGCATGGCCAAAGAAGAAGCAGATCTCGATGAGCTCGCTCAAACGATGTATCTGGGACGTGACAAAGACTAA